Genomic segment of Populus nigra chromosome 6, ddPopNigr1.1, whole genome shotgun sequence:
ATTGGACAAATTACTGTATGCTTTACTTCTGCCATTTTGtcatataaatatttcattGAAATTCTTTTGTCACTTTATTCTTAAACGCATCCTCTTATGCATCTGCATGTACTCACACCAGACCTGGGATCATGCAAGCACGTGGAGACAATTTGTTCAGCATACTGAAAGCCTTCACAAATTCTTCTAAGCTACGAAGTGCTCGAGAGAGAGAATATCTTAAAGCTTCAATCAATGACTACAAGGATGAGAGGgctgttttctttgatttcttatCATGGTTCATTGTATGCTGCAAAATTTATGATATCTGCTCTATCCAATTTCATTATTTGTACTTAAATTTGAACTTATTTATGACTCACTGTGTGATCTTATTGTGACCTTGATTAATTCATAACACTGTCCTTAtatctttaatgtttttttttccagatattCTATTCAAGAAGGGTAGCTCTGGTACTTCATAGTATTCCCATTGTCATTTTTCTTGTCATGCCATTCCTTTTGCATTTTTGGGATTCTAGGTCACGTTCTTGTTTTGCAACCTTCTATGATTTTGTGAAAGGTTAACTCTCTACTGCTGATttctatatgaatttttttcatctgaATCTCCATGCTCTGATACCCCATACACGCAACACAAGACATGCATATTGAAGATTTTGTGAATAATACTCAGAATTTGTTTACTTTCAAGGAATGCTTTTCCATGCTGCTGGAATTATATTGGCTATTATTTTCCCAGTTATCTTTGCCACTGTGAGACTGTTCTTCACTAGTTATGCGATGAGCTGGTGAGTTTGttctctgtttcttttcttttattctcccTGGAATTTCAAATGGGAAAAATTTCACCAGTTGTGAGCGTGGGGTCTCCATAACTGCTGGTCATGGTCTTTTTCAGTAGTTTCATTGTATTCAACAGAAATATGATCTTCTATAGGATGATGATGTTATAATGATGAACTTCCATGGACACCATGAATGTCCTGTTACTCAGAAGTAACTAGAGGACGATGTTATAACTGTTGGTCATGGTTCTCTTTGACATGCAAGATTCTAATGCAGGTTTGCATGTCCATACCTGGCATTCCTGATGTTTGTCCCAAGCTCACTTGTTGGTTTGCTGATTCCAAGAACTGTTTGGGGTTGTTTCCCCCCCTCACAAGATGTTTCAGTCATCAATAAATCAGAGGTACAATTAGATatcatataattttcaattgattACTTATTCAGGCCATGCTTGTTACATTTAACACACATGACTAGAAGTGCTTGCAAATCGGGATTTTTTCTAGCTTTACATTCTAGGTTGCATATTCATTTGGAATATATCTTTGGTTACTAATAAGAGTGAGGATACCATTTAATATGGTATTCAAGTTGTGCAGCAACATTTGCTGACTTCATCAAtgcaaagaaatttcaaaataattgatCTGAATGCAACTCTGCAtcaaaatatgagaaaataagatgaaaaccaatttattaggaattgaaAACCAATACAGAAACATGATCAGAAGATAAGTTGTTTTCGTAAATGGGGAAAGAGGTCCTCTGATTGCTATGGATGAGCAAACATTTGATATGCGTGGCATTTAGTAGAGATCGGTGGCCAATTTATGGTCACTTTCTTTACTTTTACTACTGTATTGTTGAGCTTCTCATATAATAGAGCCTCATTGAAAAGTAAAGCATTAATTGTAATCTTAGGTCTAATTAGGATACTTGATAATTGTAAAAAGTTCTCCAAAATTGAATTGCTGAAAGCTATTTTGTTGAATGAAAActgttttcttgaattgcatcagCTACTTTATATGAAAGATGGACACTTTTTACTTCTCTCATGTAAAAGTTTGTTTCTTTCCTTATGATGTTAACTATGGGTCATTGCTTGGCACAATGGTAAAAATAAACTCGTGGCTTGCAACCAACAAGGTTGCGTTTTGAGCCCTGAGAACAGCAGGCAACTTCATGTTAAAAGGTAGAATGGCAAGATTGCTTCCAAATTCTCTTTCCAAGACTCCCCTTTAATGGGTCAAATTGCAATCTTCATAAGATGAACTTTACATAAAATATGCAATCCCACCACATTTGTTAGTGATTTGATTCATTGGACTCTTTGATTTGCGTTGTATGGCTAATCATATATTTTCCCCCTTATTTTAAATTGCTTGGTAGAATTATGCCTTACTTGGAGTTTGTTGGAGTTGTGTATGCGTCCTCTGGATGGGTGTTAAATCTAATGCAGGAGCACCATCCATCACTGAAGCTAGCAGATATCTGAAATGGAGTGTATTTTGTAGGCTCTATCTGAAGAAGCAAGGTTTTGGGGAGCATTTGGATTTTATGCTTGCATAACTTCGGTATTCAGTTTACTATTTAGAAGAAATCTTTGTGGCTTCTAGATTTTGATAGTTTCAAAAATTTGCTAACTATAATAAAGGCAGGCCTATCTGGTAGCTGGGCTCGGTGGAGGATTTCTGACCTTTATTGTGTTGGCATCTATGCTTCCTGCATGGATCTTCTTTTCCCTATCTGTCAAGTCCTATGATCATCATCAATCACCCAGGTACTGATTTTGATGGATCACAATCAAATTCCTTCTTGTGAATGTTGGCTTGAATTTTTCTTCCCATTTGCTTATCATGTAGAAGTTGCATGTATCTCATTGCTGGTTTCTGATGTTGTATTTGGAGACTCCTTAAATTTGTTAAGATGTTAATATCTCTTACAGCGACTTTGAAATGCTATCTTTTCTCTAAATGTTGAAGCATGCCTCGAAATATCAGCTCTTGGGTGATTCATGTCTATTTATGTATCCCAAGTATGCGAGGCGTTTACCTTTGGcgagtttttaataaattttagtaCACTGCAATGGTAGTAGCCTCAAAATATAAGCTCTGGCTGATTTTTCACCATTCAAGTATGCTGGACTTCCATTTTAGTAACCCTTTAGCATTGTTTTGGAGCCTCCCTGGAAGATAGGTGTGTTGTCATCTTCAAATGTCTTTCAGATTTCTTTACAATACACATCATGTTGAACCTAACACAACAGTTCCCATCAAGCTTTCCTTCCTTACAATGTTAACTTTTTGAGAAGAGGCTTCAATTAATTGAAAGACAATATCAAATATTCTATTGCTGAATTATTTTCAAGAACCGCTCCTTGTGATCCACTTAATTGACTGTTGATTCTGTTGAAATGCATCATGTTGTTTTCTGCTGCTCATGGTTTGGGCTGTTGTTTCATTGGATCCAAAGTGCAGCTTGTTGATGGCATGTCTTAGAACTTTGGAACATTTTGAGAGTTCACACCttgtttctctgttttttttttgtgggtcgGATCTTTTGGCACTTatttcctttattatttttaagtgttttctttcattttttctttttgtttacaaGAAGACTTGAAACTGTCTTGCAGGAGATTAATGGTGATAGCATGCCAAATGGAACTATAGATTGTTGTCTCTTTGCTCTTTTTCTCACATTAAAGTccttttttttctgtattttagTGACTTTCTAATTGGAAAAAAGGTGGTAAACGGCAGTGAAATAAACAGAAATGGTCTGACTTATGCTCTTTCTTTCAGGCCAGCAGTTTTTTATGTAATACCTCTAATTCCATGTCTCACTTACTCAGCATATTTTAGTGGATCTGTAATCCAATTTTTGATCGAGAAGATGGGTATGATAGGTTTTCTCCCACCTCCCTATGGTTAGTATTCCTGACTATTTATTCTGATGTCATTTATATGCCTTTTCAATTGGATTATTTCCGGTTTTTCTTCTGAACTTGAGACAGTGGCAAAACTgttgaatcaatatttgttcATTTCCacattttaattgtaaaattgaattttgtataAATAATACTGTCAGTAAATGCAAATCGCGTACTACATGAGGTTTATCAATACTCTTTTCACCTTTTGTTGAATTCATGGACTCGGAGAtcctggtattttttttaaactgtgcTGATTGTCGAGAACTTTTGGATAGGTGTAAAAAAGGAAGAATTGGCCTGGTAGTaatttcaaactgattgttAAATGAATTAtcctttctatatattttttatgtcttaGGTTCAAATATTAAGAATTCTTGATATAACGTTTCATTTTGTTGAATAGACTTTATTATTGACTGCTTTCATTGAATATCATATGGTTGTACTTGCAACTTCCCCATGGATAAAGGAGGATGGTGAACTTATctctttaaaatttcttttttgtacccTTGTCCCGATGACTTTCAAGTATGCCACACCACAGGGTAGTTTTATTTCCAGTAGTCAATAATCTACTGAAGAATCATTATGGTTGTTTTGTACCATTATAGTTGAGCAATCAATTATATGCTCTGAAGTGAAGAGTGGATTATGATTATTAGATCCATATTTGCAGGGTATTATGTTGCTGATGTTTTCGTGGCAGCAACAATTGGCGTTGCAACTGGTTTGTGTGTGGGCCCAATAATACCTGTGTGTAGTCAGTGGTTAGCTCGGTCTTCAATCTTGCAGCTCTTGTTGCATGTTAGTGTGCTTGCTCTGGCTTTGTCATCTCAATTCTTTCCATACAGCAATCTTGCACCAAAGAGGGTTGTTTTTCAGCATACGCTTGTTACTACAGGTATGAATATGAGAGCACTTGATCTTTAAAGCCGTTTAAAACTTTAGTGAGTTAGAACTGCTAGACAGCAACTGATGTGTGAATAGGAACAGAGTTCAATTATTAGCTCTGTTATTAGCTTCTTGATTTGTTCTGATTTCTAAACCCCCCTTTCTCGTCCATCTTGCCTGAAAACGTCCTTTTCTTGTGTTGATTGACAGATGCGATTAGGATTGTGAACTCCAGCTATGGattttctgttttagattccaattctttatcatttcttttcaaatatgcTCCTGAAGTGGCAAAGGGACTGCATATGGGCCAAGAGTTATCTTTTGAAACTGCTAGTATGTCTCCCCGAGAGACCTGGTTGGTAAGCAAATTTTGCCCTTGATGTGTGTTGCTAATGCTatgtcaaatttatattttgaggTGGCTCTTTTGCCTCGTCAAGATACAACAAGTTATAAAACTTGCAAAGGGCATCCACAACAGATGGGTGGTTTAAATCTGGAAGCACGCGataatttccttttaatttgttaatcttTCCTCTCTCCCCAACCTGGGGCATTTTTCATAAGAGCCTTGTTGAAACAAATGGGGGATGGTATCCTATTCTGAACACAGAAGTTATGTCAGGTTTTCTCAAATTCCATTGGAGCGgtagatttaatttttgtgcCCAGCAAGGGCAAGTTACTTCGTTTTCAATTACATGTTCTATAATGATTGTAAATCCTTCAAATTCATAGATAAACCTTTATTTTGtgtaactttctttctttctttaatttctttggcAGGGAATTTTTCCAGTGTCTcttttgttttcgcaaagcttAAAGTTCCCTGCAAGGAGTGATGGCGTTTTTAAACAATATAGATATTTCCCCAACTTATCTACTTACAAGCCACATACCATCTCCAGTGATAGATCTCGGAGAGTTTACTTGGAATTTTCCTTGGGGTAAGTAGAATGAACTAATGGTCATGGAAGTGCATGAAAAGTTGTTTTGTGCTCCAAAAATCTACTTCTTTGAGTTTGTGCATCCTCATTTTGGAGGGATAGGATGTGGGTATGCTCATAGTTCAACTGTATGCTCAGCAAGTAACTGTTGGGCATTTTTTGACAATAGCACAGTGCACGCGCTAGGGGGATTAATTCAAACCTGGATTATTGCAGGTGAGGGTATGCTGTCTAGCTCAGCTACACCCACTCATCTGAAACCATGGGACCATGTTGAAAGATCTCGATGTTGCTTTAACAAAATTACTTCTCTTTCAAATGAACAAACTGTCTATATGTTTCTTGCCTGATTTGAATATACATATAGCGGGTAAATATGTGTTTTTGCACTGTATGTTTAATGGATAACTGGTAGATGTTCTATAAATCCCAGACATGGGGCAAAAAACTTGAAGTGTCTACAACAGGGATTCTATTTGACTGCATAGGAgtgaaacaactaaaaaaagaagtttaaaattcaaatctaaCCTTGTGTTCTCATGAAATCTCGTGTGCGGATGTTATATCCGAGAGcatagatttcttttttaacattttttattcagATGTGTGGGTTTTTATCTTCATACGTTGTGTCTTTTCAGTGATTTGGAGGAGGTTTGGGTTGCAGTCCTTAACATCACCGGTCCTTTATCAAGCTGGTCATTTGCAGACAACATGCTTCCAGGTATGAAATTTTAAGATTCCACTTTTGCTTATGAGCATTTTGCTTTGTTGTACAAGCAATCACCCTGGAAATCGCACAGATCCTGAAACAGTGGAAGGTGGTCCGCCATCCTACATATTGAGAC
This window contains:
- the LOC133697435 gene encoding uncharacterized protein LOC133697435 isoform X1, which encodes MALRLSSRDVAGFKFLFFLATIFSLISVLVYSTIHMKFIKPLEIDAPLDRFSEARAIQHVAVLTKDGRQEGRPGLRKAAVYIKEQLEMLKERAESNIRIEVEEATVNGTFNMMVLGHSMSFSYRNHINIVARISSADSQETDPSVLINGHFDSPLGSPGAGDCGSCVASMLELARVTAESGWIPPRPIIFLFNGAEELFMLGAHGFMKTHKWRDSIGASINVEASGTSGPDLVCQSGPGSWPSQLYAESAVYPMAHSAVQDVFHAIPGDTDYRIFSHDHGNIPSLDIIFLLGGYYYHTSYDTLDKLLPGIMQARGDNLFSILKAFTNSSKLRSAREREYLKASINDYKDERAVFFDFLSWFIIFYSRRVALVLHSIPIVIFLVMPFLLHFWDSRSRSCFATFYDFVKGMLFHAAGIILAIIFPVIFATVRLFFTSYAMSWFACPYLAFLMFVPSSLVGLLIPRTVWGCFPPSQDVSVINKSEALSEEARFWGAFGFYACITSAYLVAGLGGGFLTFIVLASMLPAWIFFSLSVKSYDHHQSPRPAVFYVIPLIPCLTYSAYFSGSVIQFLIEKMGMIGFLPPPYGYYVADVFVAATIGVATGLCVGPIIPVCSQWLARSSILQLLLHVSVLALALSSQFFPYSNLAPKRVVFQHTLVTTDAIRIVNSSYGFSVLDSNSLSFLFKYAPEVAKGLHMGQELSFETASMSPRETWLGIFPVSLLFSQSLKFPARSDGVFKQYRYFPNLSTYKPHTISSDRSRRVYLEFSLGDLEEVWVAVLNITGPLSSWSFADNMLPDPETVEGGPPSYILRLSGTSQANWTFWLEASSSDDLRVEVAVVDQVLDDEAQRLKGLFPDWADVTAYSSFMSSYIF
- the LOC133697435 gene encoding uncharacterized protein LOC133697435 isoform X2, with the protein product MMVLGHSMSFSYRNHINIVARISSADSQETDPSVLINGHFDSPLGSPGAGDCGSCVASMLELARVTAESGWIPPRPIIFLFNGAEELFMLGAHGFMKTHKWRDSIGASINVEASGTSGPDLVCQSGPGSWPSQLYAESAVYPMAHSAVQDVFHAIPGDTDYRIFSHDHGNIPSLDIIFLLGGYYYHTSYDTLDKLLPGIMQARGDNLFSILKAFTNSSKLRSAREREYLKASINDYKDERAVFFDFLSWFIIFYSRRVALVLHSIPIVIFLVMPFLLHFWDSRSRSCFATFYDFVKGMLFHAAGIILAIIFPVIFATVRLFFTSYAMSWFACPYLAFLMFVPSSLVGLLIPRTVWGCFPPSQDVSVINKSEALSEEARFWGAFGFYACITSAYLVAGLGGGFLTFIVLASMLPAWIFFSLSVKSYDHHQSPRPAVFYVIPLIPCLTYSAYFSGSVIQFLIEKMGMIGFLPPPYGYYVADVFVAATIGVATGLCVGPIIPVCSQWLARSSILQLLLHVSVLALALSSQFFPYSNLAPKRVVFQHTLVTTDAIRIVNSSYGFSVLDSNSLSFLFKYAPEVAKGLHMGQELSFETASMSPRETWLGIFPVSLLFSQSLKFPARSDGVFKQYRYFPNLSTYKPHTISSDRSRRVYLEFSLGDLEEVWVAVLNITGPLSSWSFADNMLPDPETVEGGPPSYILRLSGTSQANWTFWLEASSSDDLRVEVAVVDQVLDDEAQRLKGLFPDWADVTAYSSFMSSYIF